DNA from Larimichthys crocea isolate SSNF unplaced genomic scaffold, L_crocea_2.0 scaffold75957, whole genome shotgun sequence:
TCTGGATGAATTTGCATCTTTCCATAAGCTCCTGTAGCTTCATATCTGCGAAAATGTTGAACAGTTCCTTTGGCATACACAGTTTTTCTTTGCAACATGGGATTATTACCACCACTGGTGTGCTGACTTACAGTTTTATCTCCAAGTAAAGTGCTACAGATCTTGCCATACTGTTTGATTGACCACACAAGGTTCAGAAACGTTTCAGTTGCTCCATCTGCCTTCTTCCAGAAGTGcaatgagaggagagttaatGACACCACAGTACGACTTATTGACTTTGGCAGCGCCACATTCGAACACGAACACCACTCTGCCATTATCTCTACACGTCACTACCGAGCTCCAGAGGTCATACTGGGTAAGAGATGTTGATTTAGACCAGGGAGTAATCTGGAGCTGTCAGTCCTATTGACTtgtccctcttctctctctcgtAGAGTTGGGTTGGAGTCATCCATGTGATGTGTGGAGTATTGGCTGCATCCTGTTTGAATACTATGAAGGCTTCACACTTTTCCAGGTCAGGGTTAAACTGAAGGTTGTGTGTTTATACTACTTCTGCGCTGAAAGAAAGGTGATTCTGAACATGTCTGATCTTGATCTTAGACACATGACAATAAGGAGCATCTCGCTATGATGGAGAGAATACAGGGACCAGTTCCTCAGAGAATGATCCAAAAGAGCAGGTAACACCCTCTTGTACACGgttacatgtgcacacacacaagcaaacaagcTTTGAATGATaacacattattttttcttcacagaaagCAAAAGTATTTCCACCGTGGTCGTCTCGACTGGAACGAGTGCTCAAAGGCCGGACGCTATGTGAATGCCAAGTGCAAACCATTAAGGGTGAGCTGAGGCAAGTGCAAACTTTAAAACACGAGCCGAGTAACTCCTTTAAACaacatctttctctcttgaTCTGTGTTCTTCCAGAAGTATTTGTTATCACACGGGACAGAGCACCACCACTTTTTCTATCTGTTGGAGAGGATGCTGGAGTACGAGCCATCAAAACGCATCGCTCTTTCTTCTGCCCTGTGTCACCCCTTTTTCGTCTATCATCCAGGAAGGAGTCAAGTCTGGAGGAACAGCCGTGATATGAGCTGATGACCCTGAATAGACACTTGACCCTACGAGGACCATACCAGTGTGTTTCCAAGTTTTAGTTTCTCAGATACAAATCATGTCATCATGTATACTTTACATTACAGTTCAGTAAGAGAGAGGGTAGTTGAAAGGTTGAAAGAGTTATTAAGAAATACATTAGACCTCATTTTATGTCGGTAATCACACCATGAGTCATATTCCTCTGAAAGAGTTTTGACCatggtggtggtgaaggtgTGAAGAACAATAGCTGAAGGTTTGGATGTGATTTGGAGCAGTGTTTCTAATGAGCTCAGTGAAGACCCTTCGGGCAGGTGGCTGTTATGAAACTGGAGCGGTCTGGGGTTGAGGTGGGTCATGTCAATCAGACACTGAAGTGacaactgacagcagcagagagaggcgGATTTGTTCGACACGTGATGAGCAGATGAGTCATGTGTCAtatgtccaatattcactctcttttagctctagtttggtctccaccaactcttgagGGAATATCTGGCTCTTCAGATGCTAAATGCTCCGTTATGTTCACCTCCTTCTGATGTTACTTGCTGCACAGATAGTGGACAATCAGGTTTTAGAGCATGTAAAGCTACTAAAGAGAGCTTCCACTGCtgatgagagtgaaccaaaaccgTCCCATGTCCTATCAATCAATGCAATCAATTGATTTTGCAATCATCGGTGATAGTTTGGACCCTAGTGGGTTAAGTTGCCTGCCaaaaagccaaaacaatgaaGCCATAGCTCTGATGAACTGAGAGTAACAGCAGAGTTAGGTAATCATCCTATGTTGGTCCACCACAATGCAGAAACCCCTTTCACATAGATGATGATCCATTGTTATCATTGTAAACATATTGATCATAGATCCTTTAAAGGTCTGATTAGTAGGACAGTGTCATCTTGTGGTGTAGGTGCTGATTGGAGCCActtcgcctcaccctctccttcctagcatgaagaagaaacaaacattacattttggCACACATCTTATAATACATTACCTTTTTATGTGTTAACGGTTTCATGTTTTCCGTACAGTTTCAGGCTTTGTTTGTTCTCCATGTCGTTAAGGGCAGATTGGTTTACAAGCAAGTCTCAACAGATTTTCAATAGAAATGTGTGGAAACCAGTGGATGTCTGAAACATGGGGAGAAATAATCTcttaaacacagcagcatggTTTGCAAGATGGTAATGTAAATATACACAGAGGAACGTAAATtagctaaaacatgcaaaagcaCTGGGTATTGTCTAAACGCTGTCTTAAACACTGATCCTCACTGATCTTCATACATCAAGTCTGCTTCAAAAtgctggaataaaaaaacagtatctCTAAAATTTAGAGGATACTATAGGATCCTTTAGAAAGATCTTTTTAGTTTTATGCtctgtttataaaaataattcgttttttttttgtaatgaattTTGTATGGAATGACTTCTGCAGTCATTGAATAAATTCAGTTCTTCTGCTCTCGTGTTTCGAGTGTGGACTCTCAGCTCATCACCCAGAGTACGGTCCATCTGTGcacgtctcacacacacagacacacactcttacaaACACTCATGTAACTGCCATTTTATTCACAGTCGTCCTCTGGCATCTTGATTGAGTGCAGCTCAGCAGAGAGCATGGTCACAAGACTGAGCGAGGGTGTGCGCTTGCCAGTTTTCCTCTTCAGCCTTGGCAGAGCTGAGAGA
Protein-coding regions in this window:
- the LOC104920542 gene encoding dual specificity protein kinase CLK2 isoform X3, producing the protein MLDWFNYYGHVCISFELLSLSTFDFLKENNFLPYPINQIRHMALQICHAVSFLHDNKLTHTDLKPENILFVNSDYSLIYNTEKKCNERRVNDTTVRLIDFGSATFEHEHHSAIISTRHYRAPEVILELGWSHPCDVWSIGCILFEYYEGFTLFQTHDNKEHLAMMERIQGPVPQRMIQKSRKQKYFHRGRLDWNECSKAGRYVNAKCKPLRKYLLSHGTEHHHFFYLLERMLEYEPSKRIALSSALCHPFFVYHPGRSQVWRNSRDMS